Proteins encoded in a region of the Globicephala melas chromosome 1, mGloMel1.2, whole genome shotgun sequence genome:
- the ZBTB8A gene encoding zinc finger and BTB domain-containing protein 8A, translating into MRFKCPYCTHVVKRKADLKRHLRCHTGERPYPCQACGKRFSRLDHLSSHFRTIHQACKLICRKCKRHVTDLTGQVVQEGTRRYRLCNECLAEVGIDSLPIDLEAEQHLMSPSDGDKDSRWHLGEDENRSYVEIVEDGSADLVIQQVDDSEEEEEKEIKPNIR; encoded by the exons ATGAGGTTCAAGTGCCCGTACTGCACACATGTGGTGAAGCGGAAGGCAGACCTCAAGCGCCACCTTCGTTGTCACACAGGAGAAAGGCCCTATCCCTGTCAAGCTTGTGGGAAAAGATTTAGCCGGCTAGACCATCTAAGTAGCCATTTTCGAACA ATTCACCAGGCATGCAAACTCATCTGCAGAAAATGCAAACGCCATGTGACTGATCTAACAGGTCAAGTGGTACAGGAAGGAACCAGGCGCTACAGACTCTGTAATGAGTGCCTTGCTGAAGTTGGCATAGACAGCCTCCCCATTGATTTGGAAGCTGAACAGCATCTTATGTCCCCATCAGATGGAGATAAGGATTCCAGATGGCACTTGGGTGAGGATGAGAATAGATCATACGTGGAGATTGTAGAGGATGGGTCTGCTGATCTGGTCATACAACAGGTTGATGAtagtgaagaagaagaagaaaaggaaataaagcccAACATCAGGTAG